From the genome of Papaver somniferum cultivar HN1 unplaced genomic scaffold, ASM357369v1 unplaced-scaffold_10, whole genome shotgun sequence:
TTGAGTTTGAAATTTCAATTAATAATGTAGTGTATTAGATTAATTGTTTGTAATTATTGATAATTTCGGAATCTAATTTGTTGCTAatcaaatttctttaattattgcaGAATATGGTGCTGCTTTACCATGGGGTGCAAGAATGAAAATTGCACTAGGAGCTGCAAAGGGTCTTGCTTTCCTTCATGATTCAGAAAAACCGGTCATTTACCGCGATTTTAAGACTTCAAACATCTTGTTAGACGCTGTAAGTCATCTCGAAAATCCTCAAAAATTTTATGTGCTTGAATTTATGCTACTCAATTTGTTTAAACATTGTATACCTGGTACTAAGATGTCTCTGTTCAATTGTGATTACAGGACTACACAACTAAATTATCCGATTTTGGGTTAGCAAAAGATGGTCCGGAAGGAGATGAGACCCATGTTTCAACTCGTGTTATGGGTACACATGGTTATGCTGCTCCAGAGTACGTTATGACCGGTCATTTGACGGCAATGAGCGACGTATACAGCTTTGGTGTTGTTCTTCTGGAAATACTAACAGGAAGAAGAGCAGTGGACAAGAGCCGCGGGCCAAGGGAACACAATCTTGTTGAATGGGCGCGACCGCAACTGAATAATCCACGAAAGCTTGATTACATAATTGACCCGCGGCTTGACGGACAATACTCCAGCAAAGGTGCACAAAAGATCGCAGCATTAGCATACCAATGCTTGAGCCATCACCCAAAACCAAGACCTTCAATGAGCAATGTGGTTAAGATATTGGAATCACTTCAAAACTTCAATGACATGCCGATTGCACCATTTGTGTATATTGTTCCGGTCGAAACAGTGAAGAAGGACTTGGAAAAGAAAGAACCagaacagaagaaagaaaacaaagatgAAAACCGTCAGACTCAACGGCAAAATGGTCAGAGACATCGGATACGAACACCACGGGCAAGAACCGGAACCGTGTATACCGAATCAAACGTTCGAACTCATTTGAAAAGTAGAATAAGCCCTGATCAAAAGGAAAACCAAAACAAGGAGAACCAGATCAAGGATGAAAGCATttgaaacaagaaaaagaaaaattaggtgTAGACTAATTTGTACATACAAAGAAATATTTCATTTTTTCTCtttcaaaagtaaaaaaaaaacaaaaggaggTTTGTGAGTGTGTAAATGTAGGGCCTCTAGATTTTCAGTTTACCCTAGGGCCATTATAGAGACTTAGAGTGCCATACCTCATTGTGGAGGATATGTTggttataatttttctttttttctttcattttttttttctttcaatgttTGCAAATCTCATAAAATTGTGAATGAAATTATACAAGTTTGAACTTTACAGTAATTTAAACTGTCCTAGCAACCTACTGGTTATTAATATTTACGATTTGAAATCGAAATTTAACTGTACTAATGAAAACTAAAAGTGAATTTGATGTACGAAATCCATGCCCTTAATCTAAATTATTGCCGTATCCACCACCTTTGCGAAATCCCAAAGAACAAACATGAATTGAAGAAATACAAGTTGTGGAATATGATTAGTGTAGTACATGTATATTTGTTAGAAAATTGATTTAAGTTTAATGGAAAGATTGATAAAGATATCACACCttaaacaaatttattttctttcaacTTGGTCGCCAATTATTGACATTTCAAACTTAAAATTGATTGTACATACCATACATGATATTCTAAGACTGTCATTGTCTTTTGATGTTTCTGGATGTGCCCAACAACCGTGCAATCAAGCGCATATAAACTCGTGTTTGGCAATGAAAGACTTTTGCCATCCTAGGCTCTCCTAGAGAGGTACTTGTTTTTCCCAACTAGTTAAATCATGAGCTCTCTTGTTCAACTTTCTTGGGACATGATCAATCGCATTATAGTTAGGAGTTTTTGTTAAATCGAAATTGATGTCCTCGTGTACCATAATTTGGACGGCGTCAGGTATGACGGTTGGAAATCATTTACCCCCACTTGTTAACTGATAAAATCGACCAAGGACTCTGTGTAGATGATTTTGAAACTCAGGTCATTCGTGCCATGACCTACTTATTTTACCACAGTATTACAGTGACATCTGTTCCACCACTGAATTATTGATGCATCAGTTTTCCTAATGTCTTAAAAAATCAGCATCTGTCATTAATATCTTTTACGCTACTATTACAACATCACACTCTAAGAAAATGTGATGCCATTTCAGCTCAACTGCCTTATTGAGGAAACCTTACCTGACTGCTTTGATCTATCCTTTCTGTCATAGAATTACCATCAAAATTGTTGGTCAAAAAAAAGTTACTTATGTCATCTTCACTAATAATGtcgtactttttttttctttggaaaccaTTGTGGAATTACAGCTGTGAGATACTCATAATATCTCAGAAGTGACACACCCATTGCCAGGTAGCAGGTACCAGCAGCACTCAAATGAGGTTCCCTTGAATGGTGAATTGGACCTTTATGAAATGAAACAAAAATATAGGCTGCTTCTGCCACTTCTTCTTATTGCTAGCTATTATTACCACATAAGGTAACTTGATTAATCAGTCTTGCTTTATTTTAATGTGTGGTAGAATTACCATCGATTCATGGCCAAAACTTACTTATGTCATCTTCTCTCATTATGCTATACTTTTTAGAAGGGAAAAATAGTGGAATTACAGCTGTGTGGTGCTCATAATATATTATGGCACACCCATCATCCTCTTTGCCAGGTAGCAGGTAGTACCACTCAAATGAGCTTATTCCCTTGAATGCTGAACTGGATTTTTCCTGAATCCATACAGAAATAGAGGCTGCTTcgtgttattattattactactACTAGATAATAAtcaatttttgttcttttagTTAATACATTCATTTATCTTAACTGGGATGCATGGACGGTGCATTTTTTTGAGCCGTGGCAGCGTCCGACTCGCATTGGACACGGGACGCTGACATGACGCGTGTCCGACATACCAATGTATCCTggttaaattagggtttatgaatttTTTCATCCATCCCATaaagaatgataaggggtgtctaaatttgatgaaactaccattttaccctttatcaaatattaatactactaatttgtccccatcaaatcataatcataatattaaaaactaaaatcaaaatcataaaatttaaaaactaaaagcaaaaatcataaaaccaaaatcataaaattaaaatcaaattcatttccatatccacttcaactgattcttcttcttttcttctcaacccaatcctataaacaaggttttagtaacataaaaaattgctcaaaaattgaaaattttgaaatcaaatttttcctgATTTATCAGGTTTTggttaacgttaatgtatatgtgatccgattgcaaatagaaatggtttatgttcatgcccacaaagaccgattgtccttgatatgttttctggttcgagaaatttgaaccagaatcggattacattagcacttataaaaactgattgttgatgtataatgttagaatcggattttatatgtgtgtcgagtaaaccgattgttgttctcaattttcctgtgtctttttttttgttagaatcggattacatgagcattcttataaaccgattcctgttgtgcaatgtcaggaatcggtttttacacatgtatcgtgtaaaccgattctggttaacccatttttttcagttaatactcgatcataaaatgagtatgaaatcatactcgatttcatttcattaactcgggtatagaatgaattttaattttatttgatgtttaacgacacataattcacagataaaaaagagaaaatttacccacaatcggtttacgttcatacCAATATAAACCGAATTATGGATAATTGGTTGATTTTCATGTTCATATAAACCAATTCTGGGTAAAAGCTAGTTTCAAAAAATCTATGTATATTTTTGAGGTTACAATCGGTATATGTTCTTGacaacatataccgattctgagttggtgttcttcaaaaaaattcaaaaattcaaattttttcatgttcaaatgattaattaacacaagttaatttcaTATCTAACACTATACTTTACCACTAATCacccgaattaacactaattaatcaagagtaaattagccattaaaaaaatagttggttaaggggtttctatgaattacttcttaatgatcctattttgtcatgtagctataggccccaatttagtcaGGCAGTGTACACCCTTGGTTGGACATTTGTTGTTCTAAAAATGCATTTTGATTGTgtcatgtgtttaatagtgattGATTGCTTGACCTTCGACGTGTATAAACAAACAatcccttctttttttttgaaatttatacacatgttACATGTAGCATCATTTGTAATTTTTAGGATGGAAACACTTGACTTTCCTATATAAATACATGGTTGTAtatgtatattatatatatatatatataatatatatatatatatgtgtccgcgtcctagttttttgacaattttgtagtatccgcgtCGTGTCGTGTCCGCATCTATGCAACTCTGATCTTAAGGATGAAAATTTGTGATTTGGCGATCAAAATGGCAAGTACTTGTGTGCTCCTTAAACtgggaaatccaacatttttagATTAATAGGATTCTATAATCATAAAAAGGCAAGATTAAGATTAAAATGGATTTCGAACTACTACAAGTTTCAAACAAGCCATATTTCATTATGAAAGAACCAACCAATTCTGAAGGCAACTAGGATACATATTTTCTACCTCCATTGTAATATGATAAATATTATAATTGATCCAGAATAATTTACTCAAAATATAAGTACAGCAGAATCTGTATATAAGAATACTCTATACTGTATATATGAATAGATAATTTTGGTCCAAACTTGATTTATGCTTTGTAAAATACTTCTCtatagaaatatttttttttacctcATCCCAAGGCTATTCTTATGTGGAGGTTCTACTATTTTTTACGAagagaaggttatattaaaagaaaaagagaaagaaccAAGATCAATACAAAAGAGACTACATGCATATTAGAGTGTCCCAATTACTCCAAATTAGTTTAGGATCATGTGCGTAAAAGTATCGTTATCAGAAGATCATAAAATTACCAATTGTTTAACCaaattaatattttcttgaacgGTCTTATGTCGACCTCCACAAACCCTATCAATTGTGGACGTTC
Proteins encoded in this window:
- the LOC113326901 gene encoding serine/threonine-protein kinase RIPK-like, producing MKSFLFGCFKSQLPLKTPKKKIRDSTKNSGGSGFQRLSLSEFSSTPGSPLSLSANDISNSLLGSNLHIFTLQELQKITNNFSSSNFLGEGGFGAVHKGFVDDKMKPGLKAQPIAVKRLDLEGLQGHREWLAEVILLGQLRNPNLVKLIGYCCEDEHRVLVYEYMPRGSLENHLFRKYGAALPWGARMKIALGAAKGLAFLHDSEKPVIYRDFKTSNILLDADYTTKLSDFGLAKDGPEGDETHVSTRVMGTHGYAAPEYVMTGHLTAMSDVYSFGVVLLEILTGRRAVDKSRGPREHNLVEWARPQLNNPRKLDYIIDPRLDGQYSSKGAQKIAALAYQCLSHHPKPRPSMSNVVKILESLQNFNDMPIAPFVYIVPVETVKKDLEKKEPEQKKENKDENRQTQRQNGQRHRIRTPRARTGTVYTESNVRTHLKSRISPDQKENQNKENQIKDESI